In Poecile atricapillus isolate bPoeAtr1 chromosome 1, bPoeAtr1.hap1, whole genome shotgun sequence, the sequence TTCTCCAAGGACACCCTCTAAAGTTGTGTCTGACTGGGACATTTGGGTGTGCATTTAGAGAGGCTCCAAACAGCAGTTATTTTTAGCTCACAAACATGTATTTTCATAGTACCTAAAAAACAGCGATATGTGCAACTTCAGAAGCTCTTCTATCCCTAAATGGCACCAAAGAGAGCAGGTGCACATGAACCAATTTAGTACTGAATGCATTTGTTACACTCATTTCTATCAATTTATTTTGTATATAGAGCTTTTTATACACATTTTTCTTAATTACATAACTGTCATGAAGCTGAGTTGTAGTTTATTTTAATGCAGATTAAAACTGGTGTTTGGCCATTTGTTTTCTGAAGCCATTACTTGAATTTGTTTCCTATTAGGTAGTGAAGTCTGATTATGTTTACAGGATCactttctttggttttgggagATTTCCCCATTCTTCCTACCCCCTGTCCTAAGAAACAGAGAGCTCATGCTCAGCAGTCAAGCAGACGTGTCAGAGATGAAGTATTTGTATTACTTTAATTATCACCAAAGCAGTGGGGGTGACATGCTGATCCCCTTCCGTTTACACTGCTTAGCTGACAACTGAAGACACTTAGCATGGTCCTCTCTGATTTCTCCTGTCCCTTATCCTGTTACCAGCTTTATTGTGGGAAACTTAAATCTTCGTGAATGATGATTTACAATCATGAAGCTATCCCAGAAAGAAGCAGCGTTCCTGCTGTTAAGTCTGTTCTGTTTTTAACTTAGATTAATGAAATATCCCTGGGTTATCTCTGCAGTTCCTTTTGTATTTGCCAGCAAGGGTCATCAACATTTGCACTAATCACAATGTCCCAGCTGTTCTACTTCcacaaagttgttttttttaattgtgctgCCTAAACTTGTAATAAGCTGTATTTAAGTTTGGGATGACATGTAAAAGATACCTGTAATAATGATGCActtattgtatttttttgtatgttACAGATAGGATTCATCCTATGCACAgagaaaatgtttccatttatAGTTTAATACTTGAAGTAACTTTTTGAAACGGGCTTTTATAAATGAATTAAATACAAAACCACATTGCTTTGCCTGGAAGTTTCTTCATGTTTTAATTGTATTTGCAATTTCCCCCTATGTATACTTTTCCATTAAGTTCTCTTAAGCCATTTATAACCAATGAAAGTGCATTCAAGATTTTGTACATCAGTGTTCAGACCTGTTCATACTTCTCTGAAGTATAATTcatgtttaataaaaaagtacCATTTTAAGCCTCTTTTCCAAAGTGATATGGACTTGACACTTGAATTCATCAGTGAATGCAACATCAACTTAATAAAAGTATGTGAAAGAATCTGAAAAGTGCTCAGCTGTAGCATCTGTGTATTAAATCAGGGAGAAAAACTGCCTACCTGGGAAGCACTGCACCATTGCTCTGGTTTTTACACTCCAGCTGTAACAAACCTAAGATTACACTCACTCTTGACACATCTTCCAGGTCACTGGGTCATGAGGGGAAATAAAAAGCCTGACTTGTGACTAACTCCTATTCCTTCAGGTCACTAAGCCTGACTTAGAAGTCAACTGCTCAAGCAGGAATCAGCCATGTTCCTTTTAGATGAGGAACAATCTGTGTACGAGAGCTGTAACACCCAAGCTGACACTGACAATGACACTGGCAGTCAAAATCAACAATTCTTTCCAGAAAGTTTTTCTAAAAATGGAGAATTTTATAACATTCCATGAATTCCAGCTTCATCCTCCTGTCTCTGCAGTTCTAGTTCCCCTTGATCCTTGCATGCCTGACTGCAAGTGTCATGTCATGTCTCTCGTACTGGTGTACACAGAACAATGCttgaggaaggaagggagagtGACCAGCCCAAGCCATGTGGCCAGTACCAGCAGATGAGACCTTTCAACACTCCAGGCTTTCAGAAGGCAATCACTGAAGCTATAAACTAGGTTATCTATAAATCACCACCCCTGCACCTGGTAACATGCTGTTTAAGCCCTGAAGAACAGAAGGTTGACAGATGGTAGACAGCCACACAAAGAACTTCTCTAACAAAGCAATAATAAGAAAACATATGCTGTTCCAGAGGACTACTTTTAATGTAACATTTTGTACACCACAGCAAAGTCTTATTTGTCACCCACCCTAATTACAGTGAATTACCATAATAGGTATGAGAGCAGATCCCAGGGTAGTGCGTGACAGGTGCCAAATATAAATATGCTGTATTTATTCAACATGTCCACTTCTTTGACACATTTAAGTGGTTTAAATGATCGCTGATGTATCTGTGCTCAGGAAACTTGGCTTGTTTCAGGCTTTTGAAAGCTTCCCACTTCGCACGTCTCTCTTCGGCATTGTGTTTGTATTCCTGTTCCGGTGTCAGGTAAGGCTGGCTGAGCCAGTATTCATTCTCTGCTTCAATTTCCAACCTTCGGATCATTGCTTGCTTCATTGCAGTGGTAACCTGTCTTGGTTGCCTGTACTTCCCAATCCactgttttccaggaattcTCTTCCGCAGCAATACTGTTGTTAAAAACATTTTGCCTTAAAACAtgaacagaaatataaaatactcATTACCTTagggacaaaaataaaattttgacaAGATTAAAAGCTCTGCACTCACTCCACTGCCTCTTAGCTGGCCGGTTTGAAGTTTCACGCTCAGAACCTGGTACTCACAAACCACCACAAACAGCAGGCAGCACAAGGCCACGTACACTAGAAACTTAAGAATCAGAAAAGGGGAATTGAAATCTGTGTAGCTTAAGAATTTATTCAGTTATCCTTACACTGCAATTAAAGCATATCCTCCAtaaattatttaagaaaaatccagtTACAGATACTCAAGAATGAAGGGTTCGCTTCACTCACGCCTTCTTCAAATAGCTGTGTTGTCAAAACAGAGTACTTCCAGCTCTGTCTTCTCACTCCAAATCTGACCTTTCCTCAGCATTGTTTGGAACTACAGTCTCTCCGTAAGCTTATTAGCATGTAATTACCTAGTCCTGTATCCTGACCGAAGGAAACCTGGTTGGTAGAGAAAAACAATATCCTGAATTAGACCAAGTGGCGTAAGCGGAAAGCACCACGAGACTCTGACAGAACACGCCGGGTCTAAGGGGCAGGAAAGGCCGAATGACGTTCAGACTTTACGCAAATGCTCCTCGCTTTCCTGTTCATTACTCCCAACCCGCTAACACCCAGGTTATTATATCCCAGGTTATTATATCCCGCATTACACGGGATTCCATCAGCTTTAGAGAGTCACAGAAAACGtggagttggaagggacccacaaggatcaccgAGTCCAGCTGGCCCTGCACACGACATCCCCAGGAgccacaccatgtgcctgaggtAGTTGTCCAAACCCTTCACGAACTCTGTCAGCCTTGGTGCCGTGACCAACCAAGTCAGCCAAGCACTCGTACCACAGCGCAAACCAGCACTGCCGCTAAGGCAAGCCAACCCACCCCGTTCCCACGGTGCAGCTACACGCCAGCATCCTACTCTCCGGTCCGATTTAGAAGCGGAGCCGCGGGGATCCGCGGGGGCACCACCGCCCCAgtccccagctcccctcccGGCCTCACTCACCGAGGAGCTCCTGCGGCGCCTGCGGCCCGCGCGGAGGGGCCAAGATGGCGGCTGGCGCGGCTCTCGCGAGAGGCGGCGGTGGGCGGGGCCCGGCGGCACCAATGGGGCTCGCGCTGGCGGCAGTTTGAAGCTCCTCAGCCGCGcgcgcggcccggcccggttCGGTTTCGCTCGGCGCCGCCTCGGTCCCGCTGCCTCCGCTCGGAGCCATGGACGACGTGACCAGAGGCTTCTTTGGCAAGCTGCGGGACCTGGCCCTCACGGTGGAGAAGGAGGTGAAGCAGCTGGAGCGGGCCATGCGCCGGGAGGACTCGGGTAAGGGCAGCCCGCGGCCGTGGGCGGCACGCCAGGCCCTGGTGGCTTCGcaatttttcctccttgctcCTCCTGGGGCTCCTTGCTCGCTTTGCGTTCCCCCCTGCCACCGTTCCCCTGTGCTCCCCTGGGAGTGCCTTTGGTGGGCCTGGAGGTCAGCCTGGGAGTTGACCGGCTGGGAATTGTTTGGGCTCCTCCTCATTATCTCTCTGAGCTCCTTTGTGGGTGTGCGGCTGAGTTTTTATCACGGAGAAAAACAGGAtgactgggatgaactggaaaTCACattcctgcttctccttcttttcGCGGATCGATATGGGAAAACATTTGCAGGGCACGATCTCTCTCCGGACAGATAGCAGGCGCTGTCTTTTACACTATTTGCATTAGTCTTGGTTTCAAGTGAAACAAGTGGTGGTTGCTGCGTTGAGTAAGTGAGCAAGGCATCTGCCCAAGTGCAAATACAAGGGGAGAATTCAATTTTTTGCTGATATTTGTTTTTCACTGGTCTCTATATTACTTTTTTTCCGATTTCGTCCAAAGCTCTTTAAGGATAGAATTTTAATGTACGTAGTTCTTGACAGCCCAGGGACCTACTTGTTTTATCAATATCTGTCATATACAGTATTAGCTGCAACATTAAATGGAAGCCTGGCCAGTTTCTCTATGGAGTTTAACACACTGTAAAAAGAGTAGTTTTTTGCTGTGTAGGGTACCTGACAGGAACTAGTTCTCTTTGGTTTTGTCTGTACTGACTCTCTTTCTCTGATGTATCAATCCAACATGTCTAAAATTATAgaaacagaatggtttgagttggaatgGACTTTAAAGGTCGCTTAGTTCCAACGCCCCtgtctgggcagggacaccttccactagaccaagtagctcagagccccatccaacctgaccttgggcacttccagagatgggacagccacagcttctctgggcaacctgttccagagTCTCATTATTCTCACAGCAAAGAACTTCCTCCTTATATCTAGTCTAAATCTTGTACTGTCACTACATGCTTTTGTAAACAAAGTCCTTAAGCAGcctctcttccaggctgaactatcccaattctctcagcctttccttgaaGGAGAGGAGCTCCATCCTTCTAAACATCctggtgtccctcctctggactggctccagcaggtccatgtgctccctgtgctgggaccccagagctgctgcagccctgcaggtggggtctgagcagagcagagcagaggggcagaatcccctccctggccctgctgcccacgctgctctggatgcagcccaggacacctttggctttctgggctgggagtgcacaCTGACAGCTCATGGCCAGCTTCTCATCTGCTAATACAGGAAATTGCATTCCCATGTAGATTGTTACTTTCATGCTGAAACACTAAGACGCCTcttttgctttctaaactaTTTTATGTGAACATGTGTCTTGAAGACTATGAAGATGAATCTCCACTAACAGTCCTGCTTGACCTCCATTGCCAAATCAAGACTCAGAAGGTAACATCTTAACTTGCTTCCTTGTTGAAAAATTACATGTGTGTGCATGTTCCATAGACTGATGGTTCTGTTTTGATCATTATGACACAATTCAACTTTGTTAGTCAGCAATTATAGcccttatttttattctcttacCTCTAAGTCCTCATAATAACCATGGATGTTGGGATAATGCCCAAAAACTTGTGGGTGACTCAAAGTAGGTTAGCAATGTTTCTTAGTTTGTAGTCACTATTGTCACTCAGGTCAGCAAGGAACAAAGGTTACAAGGGAGTTGTAGCTGTGCCAAGGTATGAGGAGAACAACTGAGGAACAGCAGCCATCAACAAAAAAGATAAGCTTGAATGTTTTCTACATGTTCCACCCTGTAGAACAAAACCAGTCGTCACAGAAGTTTTAGTACCTTCAGCCATTTAGTTCAGCTTGTGAAAAATGTTGTCTATTTCTTATACAGAACCAGAAAAAATGGGTTATAGAAATGAGCAATATAGAAATAATTTAGTGATATTAAAAGTGAGGTTTACCTTCTCCTCTGCACTAATTCTTTGTACATATGGAGTAAGAGTCCAAGTTAATTGCtgttatttcatatttttctggaGTAAAAGCATATCATTTTCTTGGCAAGGTTACCAGTAAGTATTTATCATATTGTAAACTGTCATTACAGTTACTTTTGTAAGTTTCCATGCACTTATGCCCTTTATATTCCTGGTATTCCATAGGTATATATGCCTGATGGTTTTCAGGTATAGAAAAGACCCAAATTCTCTGCTTATCTTCATCTGAATTGCAGTTGAATACTTACTCCCAAAATGCTTCAGGTGTAGACAACTACCATGGGGTGATTTGAAAACCAGTATTTCTAaattcccctctctgtccccaaaGAAAGATGTTAGTACCAGTCTTGGCAAGAGTTACTCTGAAAAAGAAGCAATTCAAGAATTTATGAAGGCAAGTGAAACCTTGATgcaaagaaatgcagcagatcTTGGAAAAATAAGAGAGCTGTTCCAGAAATATGGCTACAAACCACGTGTCAAAGACTCTACAGGTAATATTTCTTGTCAGTACAGTATGTgaaggaaagtatttttataaaatgtttctctttagCTATGTGTATATTTCTGTTGATCAGGAGATCAAGTACCTCCATGTCATTTGCTTTATAGTAATATCCAGAGggtgaaagatttttttgtgattggTGCTGTAAGGAtaaccaaaacacaaacacttGGAATTAGATCTTCTGGCATGCCTTTAGGTTACTGTgtgttgggttttgggttttttcaatAATAATTATATTCAGAAAATATGTTAGCAAGTATGTTTTCATAACCCAGAGAATTACACTGCTTCAGCTTCTCATGCATGAGGAACTATTGTAGATCCACCTCAGTTGATTTGTATTCACATGTGATGGtttcattaaattaaatcaCCCTAGAGAATATCTTAAAATATGTGTTTCACAGCACAAATGGGACAAGAGAAGAATGTATGGGAATTAGGTGGCATGTGACAAGCAATAGCATCTTGATCCTTGGAGGGGAAGGAGGTCCTTAATCCAGTCAGAAAATCTGCATACAACTGTCTGAAAAATCCAGATGTGCCAAATGAGTTAAAGTACTACACCTGTCAATGCTACACATACTCCATTTGGTATCAAGGGCCCAATCAGGCTTCAAAAAGCCTTTGACAGGGTCTTAACCTTCTCTGAGCATTATCCCAGTCattacacaaaacaaaaaccatatTGATGCCAAGTTTAGTTCCTATAGCTGTTTTATACAGATAGGGCAGAAAGCTCTTATTTTTACAGTACCTTTCTTCCTATACTCCCTTTGCCTTTAAAGGAGTCTCCTAACAGAGCTACAAGGTTAAATTATTTAAGTTGTATTTTTGAGCTGAAAGTGTATCTAAAGACATAATACCACTGCAGACCAGAAGGTATATTACTTTAAATAGCCTCCCTCCCCCTACCCACCTCACAGAATCaattaagttggaaaagacttctgagtcatcaagtccaacctgtgaccgaacaccaccatgtcaacCAGACctcagcactgagtgccatgttcagtctttccttaaacacatccagagacagtgactccaccacctccctgggaagtCATTCCAATTACCTGTTCTGTTAAAAAATTCTTGCTAATGTCCAACCTGAatctcccctggtgcagcttaagactgttttctcttgtcctgttgcttgttccctgggagaagaggccgacccccacctggctgcaccctcctttcaggcagttccagagagtgatgaggtcccCCCTgaggctccttttctccaggctaaacacccccagctccctcagctgctcctcacagcacttcTGACCCAGATTCATTGTCCTTTACTTTCTACATCATGCAGAAAGGCACAAACATTTTGGTTTATCTAACTCCAAAAAGGAACAAATAACACGTTTACATATTTTTGCAGTGGACTCCTGTTTTTCAAAAAGCTGTCTCCTTTCACAAGTTTTTAGTTGCTGCTTCATAACCTTTCCTCAATACTGTTTTTCTGAAGAATGAGTATTCTAGTACTGTGTGCAGTCTTTGCTCTTTTCCCAAAAACCTTTTCATGTCTGTGCAGGGAGAAAAATACACTTAGGTAAAAatctttgaattttattttccctagaaATAATATTTACCAAGAATGAAATTCAATAAATGTGTGACTTATAAATATAGCTTAGCCATATAAGCTTTTGATATCTGTTGCAGCTTCAAGTTCAGTGCTTTAAAGTGAAAGAAGGAATCTGTTTTTTACAACAACAAGTGAAATAATTTGAATACTGGGGAAGTGTCccaatttattttataaattcttaaaacagaaacttctgacataatttttttttcatttcttttcttataaagaagaggaggatgaagtTAACAGTGAATCAGCAGTGTCTGTCCAGAATAAATCtgatgaagaaaaagcaaacgATGTATCTCACTGCTCTGCTTCTACAGAGAAGCCACCGTTGCCCAAAGACGCCCTGCATAACCCCGAGCTCTCCGATTTTGGTCTCTCACAATACGCTTTCTCCAGGCCTTGGAGCGCGCTGAGAGCACAGCACACAAGTGCGCGTCAACTAAAGTCAAAGCATGAGACTCCGCTAAAACTGCGAACGCCCCGGGCTTTGCCCAAAACACCCAAGTGTAAGCTAAAGATGGATGACTATGAGTCTGCAACACCAAAACTGGAACACTTTAGCATGAGTGAACATACCATGTGTCTGAATGAAGATTACACGATGTCACTTATTCATAAAACTTCTCATACAATCAAAAAGTAAGTTACTGGAGTTCAGATTGTTTCTGtactgaattttctgtattttcttctagCTAATCTAATGTCTTGCTCCTTTTGCCCATCTCTTTGTCTTCAGGTGGGTGATTGTTATCTCTCAGGTGCTGGGTCCTGTGTCATTGGACTCCCTACACATCTTTTCATGTACCCATTGCAGTGCCAGATGCTGACATGAAATACATCTGGATGTGCTCCTTGCCTTGAC encodes:
- the MRPL57 gene encoding large ribosomal subunit protein mL63 — protein: MFLTTVLLRKRIPGKQWIGKYRQPRQVTTAMKQAMIRRLEIEAENEYWLSQPYLTPEQEYKHNAEERRAKWEAFKSLKQAKFPEHRYISDHLNHLNVSKKWTC
- the SKA3 gene encoding spindle and kinetochore-associated protein 3 isoform X1; protein product: MDDVTRGFFGKLRDLALTVEKEVKQLERAMRREDSDYEDESPLTVLLDLHCQIKTQKKDVSTSLGKSYSEKEAIQEFMKASETLMQRNAADLGKIRELFQKYGYKPRVKDSTEEEDEVNSESAVSVQNKSDEEKANDVSHCSASTEKPPLPKDALHNPELSDFGLSQYAFSRPWSALRAQHTSARQLKSKHETPLKLRTPRALPKTPKCKLKMDDYESATPKLEHFSMSEHTMCLNEDYTMSLIHKTSHTIKKLFKRGDDTGGNLPEMTVKEIMVTPASKSSKRAENAAADWMASPMVFVFCTPDVKDKTNNTVLSRSPETKELPLPNRTATPQCPDFQTRWLKAEAKQQVMSGGKIESVTKNDAKDTSYKEEKIPFAASSDEYLKHCGDPSPPKLEHYDHLLNTPPPPEITRIPDNVLKMLSQYNKVDSSKAKETETKAGTTRYESGSTDYCNKENRGYYGVFKTNI
- the SKA3 gene encoding spindle and kinetochore-associated protein 3 isoform X2, which gives rise to MDDVTRGFFGKLRDLALTVEKEVKQLERAMRREDSDYEDESPLTVLLDLHCQIKTQKKDVSTSLGKSYSEKEAIQEFMKASETLMQRNAADLGKIRELFQKYGYKPRVKDSTEEEDEVNSESAVSVQNKSDEEKANDVSHCSASTEKPPLPKDALHNPELSDFGLSQYAFSRPWSALRAQHTSARQLKSKHETPLKLRTPRALPKTPKCKLKMDDYESATPKLEHFSMSEHTMCLNEDYTMSLIHKTSHTIKKLFKRGDDTGGNLPEMTVKEIMVTPASKSSKRAENAADWMASPMVFVFCTPDVKDKTNNTVLSRSPETKELPLPNRTATPQCPDFQTRWLKAEAKQQVMSGGKIESVTKNDAKDTSYKEEKIPFAASSDEYLKHCGDPSPPKLEHYDHLLNTPPPPEITRIPDNVLKMLSQYNKVDSSKAKETETKAGTTRYESGSTDYCNKENRGYYGVFKTNI
- the SKA3 gene encoding spindle and kinetochore-associated protein 3 isoform X3 gives rise to the protein MDDVTRGFFGKLRDLALTVEKEVKQLERAMRREDSDYEDESPLTVLLDLHCQIKTQKKDVSTSLGKSYSEKEAIQEFMKASETLMQRNAADLGKIRELFQKYGYKPRVKDSTEEEDEVNSESAVSVQNKSDEEKANDVSHCSASTEKPPLPKDALHNPELSDFGLSQYAFSRPWSALRAQHTSARQLKSKHETPLKLRTPRALPKTPKCKLKMDDYESATPKLEHFSMSEHTMCLNEDYTMSLIHKTSHTIKKLFKRGDDTGGNLPEMTVKEIMVTPASKSSKRAENAAADWMASPMVFVFCTPDVKDKTNNTVLSRSPETKELPLPNRTATPQCPDFQTRWLKAEAKQVMSGGKIESVTKNDAKDTSYKEEKIPFAASSDEYLKHCGDPSPPKLEHYDHLLNTPPPPEITRIPDNVLKMLSQYNKVDSSKAKETETKAGTTRYESGSTDYCNKENRGYYGVFKTNI